GCGGGGATGGTCAGGAAGGCGAAGACGGGCAGCGCGCCGAGCGCCCGGGCGGACACGGGGATTGCGAGGCCCAGCGTCAGGAAGAGCAGCGCGTTCCACCGCCCGGTCCGGTAGCCGAGCGCGGCGGCGGTCTCGCCGTCGAACGAGACGAAGACGAGCTCCTTCGCGAACAGGGCGTGCACGACCGCGCAGGCGAGCGCCACGCCGGTCAGGATGAGCAGGTCCGCGACCGGCACGGCCACCGCGTTGCCGAACACCATCGCGTTGAGGTCGTGCGCGGCGTGGACGAGCCGGTTCGCGCCGAGCACCACCAGGGCGCCGGCGAGCACGTAGGTGGTGCCGACCCCCGACTCGGCCGGCAGCTTGCGGCCGCGCAGCGCCATCCCGAGCGCGAGCGCGCCCGCCACCGAGAAGGCGAGCGCCACCGCGAGCTGCACGCCGGCGTGCTCCACCTCGACGCCGAGCGACTCCTCCAGCATCAGCGCGGCGATGAGGCCCAGGGTCGAGAGCTGGGTCAGGGCGGCCGACACGAACACCGTCCGCCGCAGCACCACGTACACGCCGAGGAAGCCGCACAGCGCCCCCGCCACCAGGGACGCGAGCAGCGGCTCGCGCCAGATCTCGCGCGCCGCCAGGAAGTCCTGCCAGGACGTGTGGATCACCGCGCCTCCGCCTCGGGGTAGACGAAGCGCCGTCCCCCCTCCTCGCGCACCGCCACCCGTCGGCCGTAGAGCGCCCCGAGCGCCTCGGGGGTGAGCATCGCCTCGAGGGCGCCCACCCGGAACAGCCGCTTGTCCTTGTCCACGAAGCAGAGCCGCTGGGCGTAGTTCGCCACCGCCTCCAGCCGGTGCGAGACCATCACCACCGCCAGGCCGCCGCCGCGGTGCAGCGCACGCAGCACGTCCATCGCGTCGAGCTCGGCGGCCGGGTCCATGCCGTTCGTCGGCTCGTCCAGCGCGAGCAACTCGGGCTCCGAGGCGAGCGCCCGCGCGATGAGCGTGCGCTGCCGCTGCCCGCCGGAGAGGGTCCGGAACGGCACGCCGGCGAGCTCCTCGATGCCCACCCGCGCCAGCGCCGCCCGCACCGCCTCCCGGTCCGCCGCGCCGGGGCGCCGGCCGGGGGCGAGCAGGCGGTAGCGCCCCATCACCGCCACCTCGGCGGCGGTGAGCGGCCAGTAGGCGTCCACGTGGTCGCGCTGCGGCACGTAGCCGACGCGGAGCGGCCGCGGCTGCCGGCGCGCCCCGCCGAGCGGCGGCTGCACCCCCAGCAGCGTGCGCAGGAGCGTGGTCTTGCCGCCGCCGTTCGGGCCGACGATGGCGAGGAAGTCGCCCGCGCTCACGCCGAGGGTGAGGTCCCGGAGCAGCACCTCGCGGCCGTAGCCGATGGCCGCGTCCTCGAGCGCCAGGATGGGCGCCGGCGCGCCCGTCATCGCACCGCTCCGGCGACGAGCCGCACCAGCGTGTCGAGGTAGCTCTCGTACGTGCTCGTCCCGGGCATCCCGCCCACGTCGCCGGGGATGAGCACCACCTTCGCGCCGGTGTGCCGCGCGACCACCTCCGCCGAGCGCGGGTCGTAGTAGTTCTCGACCAGGATCGCCTTCACGCCCTGCGCCTTCACGAGCTGCACCACCTCGGCGAGGTGCGAGGGCGGCGGCGGCACGCCGGGCTTGGGCTCCAGGTAGGCGACGGCGCGGAGCCCGGTCCAGTCGAGGAAGTAGCTCATCGTCTGGTGCTGGGCCACGATCGGCCTCCCGCGCAAGGGCGCGAGCGCCGCCTTCCAGCGCGCCAGGTCCGCGTCGAGGCGGCGCTGGAAGTCGGCGCCGCGCTGCGCGTACTTCGCCGCGTTGGCCGGGTCGAGCTGCGCGAGCTTCTTCGCCAGCCCGG
This region of Anaeromyxobacter diazotrophicus genomic DNA includes:
- a CDS encoding metal ABC transporter permease, encoding MIHTSWQDFLAAREIWREPLLASLVAGALCGFLGVYVVLRRTVFVSAALTQLSTLGLIAALMLEESLGVEVEHAGVQLAVALAFSVAGALALGMALRGRKLPAESGVGTTYVLAGALVVLGANRLVHAAHDLNAMVFGNAVAVPVADLLILTGVALACAVVHALFAKELVFVSFDGETAAALGYRTGRWNALLFLTLGLAIPVSARALGALPVFAFLTIPAAAALLLASRLRAVFALATAIGVFAAAGGYLASWFWQLPTGATMVVLAGLCAVPGAFLRRR
- a CDS encoding metal ABC transporter ATP-binding protein encodes the protein MTGAPAPILALEDAAIGYGREVLLRDLTLGVSAGDFLAIVGPNGGGKTTLLRTLLGVQPPLGGARRQPRPLRVGYVPQRDHVDAYWPLTAAEVAVMGRYRLLAPGRRPGAADREAVRAALARVGIEELAGVPFRTLSGGQRQRTLIARALASEPELLALDEPTNGMDPAAELDAMDVLRALHRGGGLAVVMVSHRLEAVANYAQRLCFVDKDKRLFRVGALEAMLTPEALGALYGRRVAVREEGGRRFVYPEAEAR